A region of Deltaproteobacteria bacterium DNA encodes the following proteins:
- a CDS encoding TonB-dependent receptor codes for MRGGLWTRACVTACLGVMMGWGPAWAGDNATQNQGAFSLGEIEVVEQSDGSPNVSVQRVDEQTMRAFNADTVDQAVNMLPGVTLSKFGARNERMISVRGMDQKHVPVYMDGIPIYVPYDGYPDLSRFNTYDLANITVSKGFSSVLYGPNTMGGAINLVSKRPAREFEATTGFGVGSYSYNGYLNMGTNQGLWYLQGCFSHANSDAYPLSGDFEDMATENGGERENSYTKDTKGSIKFGWTPNSKDEYALTYVNQHGKKGTPPYAGTSSSVTPRYWRWPYWDKESVYFNSETWIGGDYYAKTRLYYDEFQNSLYSYDDDTYATITKKYAFKSAYDDHTVGGSMELGTYALENQELKMALHYKKDYHSEWAPDTPDVEMEEDLFSIGLEDTIHFTDEFYAIAGVGYDHVDTRQADNLVGGVISDFPTNDADAVNPQLGLFYKVCPEGLAHVSVAMKSRLPSIKDKFSYKMGKALPNPELDPERSVNYELGYQHIFDEWITMEANLFFNDISDYILYKTMPNPDNPSKTLNQNQNIGDVDMYGVELGVTARPWTQLTTGVNYTYIEYENHTNDDELLNTPSHKIFAYIDYHPWERLGLMADVEHNSDRFSSTDGERVAEGYTVVGVKATYEFMDKKFIEAGLNNLFDTDHEIDEGYPEAGQTWFANLRMEF; via the coding sequence ATGCGGGGAGGTCTTTGGACGCGGGCGTGCGTGACGGCGTGCCTGGGCGTGATGATGGGGTGGGGACCGGCCTGGGCCGGGGACAACGCGACCCAGAACCAGGGCGCGTTCAGTCTGGGTGAAATCGAGGTCGTGGAGCAGAGCGACGGCTCACCCAACGTGTCGGTGCAGCGCGTGGACGAACAGACCATGCGCGCCTTCAATGCCGACACCGTGGACCAGGCCGTGAACATGCTCCCCGGCGTGACCCTGTCCAAATTCGGAGCCCGCAACGAACGCATGATCTCCGTGCGCGGCATGGACCAGAAGCATGTGCCCGTCTACATGGACGGCATCCCGATCTACGTGCCTTACGACGGCTATCCGGACCTGAGCCGCTTCAACACCTACGACCTGGCCAATATCACCGTGTCCAAGGGTTTTTCCTCGGTCCTGTACGGTCCCAACACCATGGGCGGAGCCATCAATCTGGTTTCCAAACGGCCGGCCAGGGAATTCGAGGCGACCACGGGTTTCGGTGTGGGCTCCTATTCCTACAACGGCTATCTGAACATGGGCACCAATCAGGGCCTGTGGTATCTCCAGGGCTGCTTTTCCCACGCCAATTCCGACGCCTACCCGCTGTCCGGCGATTTCGAGGACATGGCCACCGAAAACGGCGGCGAACGCGAGAATTCCTACACCAAGGACACCAAGGGCAGCATCAAATTCGGCTGGACCCCCAATTCCAAGGACGAATACGCCCTGACCTACGTCAATCAGCACGGCAAGAAAGGCACGCCGCCTTATGCCGGAACCAGCTCGTCCGTCACCCCGCGCTACTGGCGCTGGCCCTACTGGGACAAGGAAAGCGTCTACTTCAACTCTGAAACGTGGATTGGCGGCGACTATTACGCCAAGACGCGCCTCTATTACGACGAATTTCAGAACAGCCTGTACAGCTACGACGACGATACCTACGCGACCATCACCAAAAAGTACGCCTTCAAAAGCGCCTACGACGACCACACCGTGGGCGGCTCCATGGAACTGGGAACCTATGCCCTGGAGAACCAGGAACTGAAAATGGCCCTGCACTACAAGAAGGACTACCACTCGGAATGGGCCCCGGACACGCCGGACGTGGAGATGGAGGAAGACCTGTTCTCCATCGGCCTGGAGGACACGATTCATTTCACGGACGAATTCTACGCCATCGCCGGAGTGGGCTATGACCACGTCGACACCAGGCAGGCCGATAATCTGGTGGGCGGCGTGATCTCGGACTTTCCGACGAACGACGCCGACGCCGTCAATCCGCAACTCGGCCTCTTCTACAAGGTCTGCCCCGAAGGTCTGGCCCACGTCAGCGTGGCCATGAAATCCCGCCTACCGTCCATCAAGGACAAGTTCTCCTATAAAATGGGCAAGGCTCTGCCCAATCCGGAGCTCGATCCCGAACGGTCCGTCAACTACGAGCTTGGCTACCAGCACATCTTCGACGAATGGATCACGATGGAAGCCAACCTCTTCTTCAACGACATCAGCGACTATATTCTGTACAAGACAATGCCCAATCCGGACAATCCGTCCAAAACCCTGAACCAAAACCAAAACATCGGCGACGTGGATATGTACGGCGTGGAGCTTGGAGTCACGGCCAGACCCTGGACACAACTGACCACGGGCGTGAACTACACCTACATCGAGTACGAGAACCACACCAACGACGACGAATTACTGAACACACCCTCGCACAAGATTTTCGCCTACATCGACTACCACCCCTGGGAACGCCTGGGGCTCATGGCCGACGTGGAGCACAACTCGGATCGCTTCAGCTCCACCGACGGCGAACGCGTCGCCGAGGGCTACACCGTGGTCGGCGTCAAGGCGACCTATGAGTTCATGGACAAAAAATTCATCGAGGCGGGGCTGAACAACCTCTTCGACACGGACCACGAAATCGACGAAGGCTACCCCGAAGCGGGGCAAACCTGGTTCGCCAACCTGCGCATGGAGTTTTAA